TACAAGTGCGATCGCTTCATCTTCTTCATCATATTCACGAAGCGTCCATTGCTTTTTCCCAGTTTTGGAAAATTGATCTACATGAATTCGAGTTTGGTCAATTAATAGGTATTCTTGGAAAGTGGAAATAGTTCGGTAAGCCTGAAATTTATCTTCGCGATCGTACCCTTTAGTAGATTTTGATAAAACCTTAACAATAATCTGTGGATTCAGAATTATATCCTTTCGGTTGTTAAAAAACTCTGGCTCATCCGCCAGAATCGTCACATCTGGATAGGTATAGGTACGCTTTTGAGTTATCCACAGACGAACATCACCCATGAAAACTCGATAGTTCTGCTTTTTAAAAGCAAAATTCAACTCAGTACTCAAGTTAAGTGCTATTTGATTGTGATTTATTGTTCCACCTGCCATAGGAATTATTTGCCCGTCAATGTATTCGCTTTTATACTTAGCAGCTTCTTCTAGCTCTAAATATTCCTCTGGGGTATAGTATCGCTGTTTTGTTATTTGCATAGTTTGATCAGGTAGCAATGTTTAACGATACGGAGCATCTAGTGACCCATGTTTACCCAACAGTTTAACGTGGTTGAATAGAATTGCAATGTGCTTACAAAGTGAGCGTAGGCGCAGCCCGCACTTCTCTACGAGACGCTGCGCGAACGACAAAGCTCAGTGACCACCGTAGACATCGCTATCTCAATTCACAAAGTCTTTTAACTTTTTTCCTATTGATAACCGGCTGCTTGCAACAGAAACAATTTGGCATAACGTCCTCCTCGCTTTAATAATTCTTCGTGAGTTCCCTGTTCTATAACTTCGCCGTTTTCTATAACTAGAATTTTGTCAGCCATTCGTACCGTTGAGAAGCGATGGGAAATCAAAAGTACCATCTGATTTTTAGTAATAGCGCGAAAATGATTGAAAATCTCAAACTCAGCTTGGGC
This Nostoc sp. C052 DNA region includes the following protein-coding sequences:
- a CDS encoding Uma2 family endonuclease, whose product is MQITKQRYYTPEEYLELEEAAKYKSEYIDGQIIPMAGGTINHNQIALNLSTELNFAFKKQNYRVFMGDVRLWITQKRTYTYPDVTILADEPEFFNNRKDIILNPQIIVKVLSKSTKGYDREDKFQAYRTISTFQEYLLIDQTRIHVDQFSKTGKKQWTLREYDEEDEAIALVTVPFEISLQDLYNKVKFELVESEGESADVEELG